In a genomic window of Sphingomonas lutea:
- a CDS encoding TonB-dependent receptor plug domain-containing protein translates to MMKMCAHLRWALLPVSVPINPSVALAQDVASVVEAEEDEDEEIIVQATRSRRRVQDEPLRVEVITREEIEEKLLMRPGNIAMLVNETGGVRVQVTAPSLGAANIRVQGMDGRYTQLLADGLPLYGGQASSLGVLQVAPTDLGQVEVIKGAASALYGPSALGGVINLVSRRPGEEPEIETLLNATTRGGQDVTAYAAGKIGPDLGASMTGGFHRQSRQDLDDDGWIDMPRYARWSVRPRLFWEGRDGASAYLTAGAMVEDRVGGTEPGATVPDGSAFPQEQRTRRFDAGIVAEAPVAGLGTVHFRGAAMTQGHDHLFGDVAEDDRHGTLFAEASVAGGSAGTPWVAGVAIQRDVFRSETFPAFDYTHTVPAVFGQVEHDLHEALTVAASARLDVHSVYGTQLSPRLSMLYRPGPWRVRASVGRGFYAPTPFVEEIEEAGLSRLEPLGDLEAETARSASIDVGYARGPVEASMTLFGSNITHATRIDPVAADRVRLVNVDGPTRVRGTELLLRYRWKQMTVSGSYVFTHSTEPNPDGGGRVRTPLTPRHTGGLVAMWEDHDKGRVGVEAYYTGRQRLDDNPYRSVSRPYVHLGVLGEVVVGKARLFVNAENLLNVRQTRYEPVLLPARAPDGRWTVEVWAPTDGFVLNGGVRLRFGGAH, encoded by the coding sequence ATGATGAAAATGTGCGCTCATCTGCGCTGGGCGCTTCTCCCAGTTTCTGTCCCCATCAATCCATCGGTCGCCCTCGCGCAGGACGTCGCAAGCGTCGTCGAGGCGGAAGAGGACGAGGACGAAGAGATCATCGTTCAGGCAACGCGGTCGCGGCGGCGAGTGCAGGACGAACCCCTTCGCGTCGAGGTGATCACGCGCGAAGAGATCGAAGAGAAATTGCTGATGCGGCCGGGCAATATTGCCATGCTGGTCAACGAAACGGGCGGGGTGCGGGTCCAGGTGACGGCGCCGTCGCTGGGAGCGGCGAACATCCGTGTCCAGGGTATGGACGGGCGGTACACGCAGCTCTTGGCCGACGGACTGCCGCTTTACGGCGGGCAAGCGTCTTCGCTCGGCGTACTGCAGGTCGCACCAACCGATCTTGGCCAGGTCGAGGTGATCAAGGGCGCGGCTTCGGCGCTCTACGGGCCTTCGGCGCTGGGCGGGGTGATCAACCTCGTATCCCGGCGACCCGGGGAGGAGCCCGAGATCGAGACGCTGCTGAATGCGACGACGCGCGGCGGACAGGACGTGACCGCGTATGCGGCGGGAAAGATCGGGCCGGACCTGGGCGCTTCGATGACTGGCGGGTTTCATCGGCAAAGCCGCCAGGACCTGGACGACGACGGCTGGATCGACATGCCGCGCTACGCGCGCTGGTCGGTCCGTCCACGGCTGTTCTGGGAGGGGCGTGACGGCGCGTCAGCCTACCTCACAGCAGGGGCGATGGTGGAGGACAGGGTCGGCGGCACCGAACCGGGCGCCACCGTGCCCGATGGAAGCGCATTCCCGCAGGAACAGCGCACGCGACGGTTCGACGCCGGAATTGTCGCCGAGGCTCCCGTCGCCGGGCTTGGGACGGTGCACTTCCGCGGGGCCGCGATGACCCAGGGGCACGATCATCTGTTCGGCGATGTCGCCGAGGATGACCGTCACGGGACATTGTTCGCGGAGGCGTCGGTTGCCGGCGGCTCGGCGGGCACGCCGTGGGTCGCGGGCGTCGCCATCCAGCGCGACGTCTTTCGGTCGGAGACCTTCCCGGCATTCGATTATACCCACACGGTCCCGGCGGTGTTCGGCCAAGTCGAGCACGACCTTCACGAAGCGTTGACCGTGGCCGCGAGCGCGCGGCTGGATGTCCATAGCGTCTACGGCACGCAGCTCAGCCCGCGGCTGTCGATGTTGTACCGGCCCGGACCGTGGCGCGTGCGGGCATCGGTGGGCCGCGGCTTCTACGCGCCGACGCCCTTCGTCGAGGAAATCGAGGAGGCAGGGTTGTCGCGGCTGGAGCCCCTCGGCGACCTGGAGGCGGAGACCGCGCGGTCAGCTTCGATCGATGTGGGCTATGCGCGCGGGCCGGTCGAGGCGAGCATGACGCTGTTCGGATCGAATATCACCCATGCGACGCGGATAGACCCCGTCGCGGCGGATCGCGTGCGGCTGGTCAATGTCGATGGCCCGACGCGCGTGCGCGGCACCGAACTGCTGCTGCGCTATCGCTGGAAGCAGATGACGGTCAGCGGCAGCTACGTCTTTACTCATTCGACCGAGCCAAATCCGGATGGCGGGGGGCGGGTGCGTACCCCGCTGACGCCGCGCCACACGGGCGGGCTGGTCGCGATGTGGGAAGACCATGACAAGGGCCGGGTCGGGGTCGAGGCCTATTACACCGGTCGCCAACGGCTCGACGACAATCCCTACCGGTCAGTCAGTCGGCCCTATGTTCACCTTGGCGTGCTGGGCGAGGTCGTCGTCGGCAAGGCCAGGTTGTTCGTCAACGCGGAAAACCTGCTGAATGTGCGGCAGACGCGTTACGAACCGGTGCTGTTGCCGGCGCGCGCGCCCGATGGTCGGTGGACCGTGGAGGTATGGGCGCCGACCGATGGCTTCGTCCTCAACGGCGGCGTGCGTTTGCGGTTTGGCGGGGCGCACTGA
- a CDS encoding Crp/Fnr family transcriptional regulator gives MEAHLRKLRMRDSVSAAEEDAIRELVSEVRTFSAHKTVIHEGVELNVSLLLLDGWLARAKDVKRGNRQILELHVPGDFADLHSFTLKALDHDVIALTPVRLGVVPHDRLTRLTERFPRLTRLYWLMTNVDASIQRELTLSLGSRSAMSRAAHLFCELFERLRVGGLADDDGYALPLTQAQLSECLGITPVHVNRTLQALRADGLITLEQRYLTIHDHARLREIGEFDPRYLYLRQKPS, from the coding sequence ATGGAAGCACATTTGCGCAAGCTTCGAATGCGTGACTCGGTGAGTGCCGCGGAAGAAGACGCGATACGCGAACTGGTGTCGGAAGTCCGGACTTTTTCCGCCCACAAGACAGTGATCCACGAGGGCGTCGAGCTCAATGTCAGCCTGCTGCTTCTCGACGGCTGGCTGGCCCGCGCCAAGGACGTCAAGCGCGGCAACCGCCAGATCCTCGAGCTGCACGTCCCCGGCGACTTTGCCGATCTCCACAGTTTTACGCTCAAGGCGCTCGATCATGACGTCATTGCCTTGACCCCCGTGCGGCTCGGCGTCGTGCCGCACGATCGGCTGACGCGGCTGACCGAGCGCTTTCCGCGGCTTACGCGACTCTACTGGCTGATGACCAACGTCGACGCTTCGATCCAGCGCGAACTGACGCTCTCGCTTGGCAGCCGAAGCGCAATGTCGCGGGCCGCGCACCTGTTCTGCGAATTGTTCGAAAGGCTGCGCGTCGGCGGGTTGGCAGACGACGACGGCTATGCTCTTCCTCTGACCCAGGCCCAGCTCAGCGAATGCTTGGGAATCACCCCCGTGCACGTGAACCGGACGCTGCAGGCCCTTCGCGCCGACGGCCTCATCACGCTCGAGCAGCGCTATCTGACGATCCACGACCACGCCCGGCTGCGGGAAATTGGGGAGTTCGACCCGCGCTATCTCTACCTGCGGCAGAAGCCGAGTTGA
- a CDS encoding L,D-transpeptidase family protein yields the protein MNMVKIARPFLVTAAALAVAAVPMIVPAAPAVAQKRGNSVEREVAAFYAARGGQLVWLTPTSGTAARDLLQLLATSQVEGLNPNRYNVRGITRALQSGGGQRADMMLSTAFVNYVRDTKRDPGIGIVYVDQELKPGAASASSLLSQAASAPSLSSYVQSLGWMNPIYGQLRQALASRLYRSERERQLLTLNLDRARVLPSGSQRYVVINNAAARLYMYENGRVVDSMRVVTGKPTPAAQTPMMNAFIRFAVLNPYWNSPPDITAHNLAPNVLKRGPAYLKEKGYEVMSDWSDNARVLSPASVNWRAVVAGQQEIRLRQKPGPANSMGRMKFMFPNSQGIWLHDTPLKEKIEDAARLQSNGCVRLEDAPRFARWLFGQNLKPAGARPEQKVALPTPVPLYITYLTAVPSGTSITYFDDFYGWDRARLGRVASNVSRSPSPSS from the coding sequence ATGAACATGGTAAAAATTGCTCGACCTTTCCTCGTGACTGCCGCCGCGTTGGCGGTCGCCGCCGTTCCGATGATCGTTCCGGCGGCGCCTGCCGTGGCCCAGAAGCGCGGCAATTCGGTCGAGCGGGAAGTCGCCGCATTTTACGCCGCGCGCGGCGGCCAGCTGGTCTGGTTGACCCCCACCTCCGGCACCGCGGCACGCGACCTGCTTCAGCTGCTCGCCACATCGCAGGTCGAAGGGTTGAACCCCAACCGTTACAATGTTCGCGGCATCACCCGCGCGTTGCAGTCGGGCGGCGGGCAGCGCGCCGATATGATGCTGTCGACCGCCTTCGTGAACTACGTCCGCGATACCAAGCGCGATCCTGGCATCGGCATTGTATATGTCGACCAGGAATTGAAGCCCGGCGCCGCTTCTGCCTCCAGCTTGCTAAGTCAGGCGGCCTCCGCGCCCTCCTTGTCCAGCTACGTCCAGAGCCTGGGCTGGATGAACCCGATCTACGGCCAGCTCCGCCAGGCGCTCGCCAGCCGGCTCTACCGCAGCGAGCGCGAACGCCAGTTGTTGACGCTCAATCTCGACCGTGCCCGCGTCCTGCCGTCGGGCAGCCAGCGCTACGTGGTCATCAACAACGCCGCGGCCCGCCTCTACATGTACGAGAATGGCCGCGTGGTGGATTCGATGCGGGTCGTCACCGGCAAGCCGACCCCGGCCGCGCAGACGCCGATGATGAACGCCTTCATCCGCTTCGCTGTCCTCAACCCGTACTGGAACTCGCCCCCCGACATCACGGCGCACAATCTTGCGCCCAACGTGCTCAAGCGCGGACCCGCCTACCTTAAGGAAAAGGGCTATGAAGTGATGTCCGACTGGTCGGACAATGCCCGCGTGCTCAGCCCAGCCAGCGTCAATTGGCGCGCCGTCGTCGCCGGGCAGCAGGAAATCCGCCTGCGCCAGAAGCCCGGCCCGGCCAATTCGATGGGCCGCATGAAGTTCATGTTCCCCAACTCGCAGGGCATCTGGCTCCACGACACCCCGCTCAAGGAGAAGATCGAGGATGCGGCGCGGCTACAGAGCAACGGCTGCGTCCGGCTGGAGGATGCGCCGCGCTTCGCCCGCTGGCTGTTCGGCCAGAATTTGAAGCCCGCCGGGGCGCGGCCCGAGCAGAAGGTGGCTCTGCCGACACCGGTACCGCTTTACATTACCTACCTGACTGCGGTGCCGTCGGGGACGTCGATCACCTATTTCGACGATTTCTACGGCTGGGATCGGGCGCGGTTGGGCCGCGTCGCGTCTAACGTGAGCCGAAGCCCGTCACCATCGTCTTGA
- a CDS encoding sugar transferase, which produces MRHDRLPQTRETSILTRKRFQFAGALIIGALLPWLMRGPLPGMIIEPASITAFYANAIAVVIAFWMRLSIETYPGIRRSYVILPSALTAHGITLVWFVLTRFPYDRLALTVGFVLHVLWLYALYIFAERQLRRRIAVVPFGRVGILDQIPGVDWVRLSRPRLHDARRCDAIVADFSSDLPDEWEAFLADAALAGRIVYQVKQLSESLTGRVELEHLSENSFGSLLPARGYFHLKAVGDFIAAILVLPVVLPFMAVIALAIRWESPGGALFKQRRVGHAGRQFTVYKFRTMRVATEEQSRRAAITTDDDDRVTRVGRWLRNNRLDELPQIFNILQWQMSWIGPRPEAQVLSVWYTGEIPFYRYRHVVKPGISGWAQVNQGHVAEVDEVHRKLQYDFYYIKYFSPWLDLLILLRTIKTMVTGFGSR; this is translated from the coding sequence ATGCGGCACGACCGCCTGCCGCAAACGCGGGAGACGTCCATTCTTACCCGGAAGCGCTTTCAGTTCGCCGGAGCATTGATCATCGGCGCGCTTTTGCCGTGGCTGATGCGCGGGCCCTTGCCCGGGATGATCATCGAGCCGGCATCGATCACCGCGTTCTACGCCAATGCCATCGCGGTCGTCATCGCCTTCTGGATGCGCCTGTCGATCGAGACTTATCCGGGCATCCGCCGCAGCTACGTGATCCTGCCGTCGGCGCTGACGGCGCATGGCATCACCCTGGTGTGGTTCGTCCTCACCCGCTTCCCCTACGACCGGCTGGCCTTGACGGTCGGCTTCGTGCTCCATGTGCTTTGGCTTTACGCCCTGTATATCTTTGCCGAGCGGCAGCTTCGGCGGCGGATCGCCGTCGTTCCCTTCGGGCGGGTCGGAATCCTTGACCAGATCCCGGGCGTTGACTGGGTGCGCCTGTCGCGTCCCCGGCTTCACGATGCCCGCCGGTGCGACGCCATCGTCGCCGATTTCAGCTCCGATCTGCCGGATGAGTGGGAGGCCTTCCTGGCCGATGCGGCGCTTGCCGGGCGCATCGTCTATCAGGTAAAGCAATTATCGGAATCGCTGACCGGCCGGGTCGAGCTGGAACATCTGTCGGAGAATAGCTTCGGGTCGCTTCTGCCCGCGCGCGGCTATTTCCACCTCAAAGCCGTCGGCGATTTCATTGCCGCAATCCTCGTTCTGCCGGTCGTCTTGCCGTTCATGGCCGTGATCGCGCTCGCCATCCGCTGGGAAAGCCCGGGCGGGGCGTTGTTCAAGCAACGCCGCGTCGGCCACGCGGGAAGGCAATTCACAGTCTACAAATTCCGTACCATGCGCGTCGCGACTGAAGAGCAAAGCCGGCGCGCAGCAATCACGACCGACGACGACGACCGCGTCACCCGCGTCGGCCGCTGGCTACGCAACAACCGGCTCGATGAGCTGCCGCAGATCTTCAACATCCTGCAATGGCAGATGAGCTGGATCGGCCCGCGGCCAGAAGCGCAGGTGCTGTCGGTTTGGTACACGGGCGAAATCCCGTTCTACCGCTACCGGCATGTCGTTAAGCCAGGCATTTCCGGCTGGGCGCAAGTCAACCAGGGGCATGTGGCGGAGGTCGACGAGGTCCACCGCAAGCTCCAGTACGACTTCTACTACATCAAATATTTCTCGCCCTGGCTGGATCTGTTGATCCTGCTGCGGACGATCAAGACGATGGTGACGGGCTTCGGCTCACGTTAG